One Prionailurus viverrinus isolate Anna unplaced genomic scaffold, UM_Priviv_1.0 scaffold_67, whole genome shotgun sequence genomic window carries:
- the ZFP57 gene encoding zinc finger protein 57 homolog isoform X2, translated as MSTDPRIATGQLSPLEKKILVPRGGRQPVTRSRNRGLVSSEPQPGVPGRWWLSPGDWPLKPEPKVRCVVKEGTSHRTTAPRGRDLGLGEAMPKLEASAEPLHLLHFPETKSPGKECGQPGGPGQEGREPETDTMEKPVQRVQKLLPRVEEDAQQEAARRECRWRAWVQKPVTFEDVAVNFTQEEWMYLDASQRALYQDVMSETVRNLMSVDLVTKLEEEEQWRTELQLQPPNGEGLPSGSRKQELPEGSPSSRGRDEEVPLACKGSGRPCAPVGSGPRAPECSAPQAGPPFTCHVCGRTFRKRSNLHSHQFVHNPHKTNSCGQCGRSFRNPRDLSYHRRMHLGERPFCCPLCDKTYCDASGLSRHRRVHLGYRPHSCALCGKGFRDQSELKRHQKTHQNRKPVARDWKHVVSPPGSSALSWEPLDRSQASSREPASGTQKPVFGTKGPVAQTQPPADRKQAIAVKSRAPATATPGPETGTQEPDTRAPCLDTSPPAKPSGLHVSSGPRCAPTLSGRACPSSHHKAHVTEPRCCFRCGKAFGSLSGLARHQHTHWRQQVYRCPACDVCFGDKEGLVGHWGASKGKDPCLGSPHACRAILAQWLGFFRDTSPLAGKETVVPRDLGPGPPGEGRGEGRGGAEPRKQVRP; from the exons GTTCCTAGAGGTGGGCGCCAGCCAGTGACTCGGAGCAGGAACCGAGGGCTGGTGTCTTCGGAGCCTCAGCCTGGTGTCCCCGGACGCTGGTGGCTGAGCCCTGGTGACTGGCCTCTGAAGCCTGAACCAAAGGTGCGCTGCGTTGTGAAAGAGGGAACTTCACACCGGACGACAGCCCCTCGGGGCAGAGACCTTGGCCTTGGAGAAGCCATGCCGAAGCTGGAGGCGTCTGCAGAGCCCCTCCATCTGCTGCATTTCCCGGAGACCAAAAGCCCCGGGAAGGAGTGCGGCCAGCCTGGGGGGCCGGGCCAGGAGGGGAGAGAGCCGGAAACAGACACCATGGAGAAGCCTGTCCAGCGTGTGCAGAAACTGCTCCCTCGGGTGGAGGAAGACGCCCAGCAGGAAGCCGCACGGAGAGAGTGCAGGTGGAGGGCGTGGGTGCAG AAGCCAGTCACCTTTGAGGACGTGGCAGTGAACTTCACCCAGGAGGAGTGGATGTATCTAGATGCCAGTCAGAGGGCCCTGTACCAGGACGTTATGTCAGAGACCGTCAGAAACCTGATGTCTGTAG ATCTGGTCACGAAGCTTGAAGAAGAAGAACAGTGGAGGACCGAGCTCCAGCTCCAACCCCCAAATGGAGAAGGCCTCCCTTCAG gaagcaggaagcaggagctTCCAGAAGGGAGTCCAAGCAGCAGGGGCAGAGATGAGGAGGTCCCCCTTGCTTGCAAAGGCTCAGGACGACCCTGTGCCCCCGTGGGTTCCGGGCCCAGGGCCCCTGAGTGTTCAGCCCCCCAGGCCGGGCCACCGTTCACCTGCCACGTGTGTGGCAGGACTTTCAGGAAGCGCTCCAACCTGCACAGCCACCAGTTTGTGCACAATCCCCACAAGACTAACAGCTGCGGCCAGTGTGGGAGGTCGTTCCGGAACCCCAGGGACCTCAGCTACCACAGGCGCATGCACCTGGGGGAGAGGCCCTTCTGCTGCCCGCTCTGTGACAAGACCTACTGCGACGCCTCGGGGCTGAGCCGTCACCGCCGTGTGCACCTGGGCTACCGGCCCCACTCCTGCGCCCTCTGTGGAAAGGGCTTCCGGGACCAGTCTGAGCTCAAACGCCACCAGAAGACCCACCAAAACCGGAAGCCGGTGGCCAGGGACTGGAAGCATGTTGTGAGCCCTCCAGGCTCCAGCGCTCTGTCTTGGGAGCCCCTGGACAGGAGCCAGGCAAGCAGCCGGGAGCCCGCATCCGGGACCCAAAAACCTGTATTTGGAACCAAGGGTCCTGTAGCTCAGACCCAGCCACCTGCAGACAGGAAGCAGGCGATCGCTGTGAAGTCTCGGGCACCGGCCACAGCAACCCCGGGGCCTGAGACAGGGACCCAGGAGCCTGACACCAGAGCCCCCTGCCTGGACACCAGTCCCCCAGCGAAGCCTTCAGGACTCCACGTCTCCTCTGGCCCTCGCTGCGCCCCGACGCTGAGCGGGAGAGCCTGTCCATCCAGCCACCACAAGGCCCACGTCACCGAGCCACGCTGCTGCTTCCGCTGTGGCAAGGCCTTCGGGTCCCTGTCGGGGCTGGCCAGACACCAGCACACGCACTGGAGGCAGCAGGTGTACCGCTGCCCCGCCTGTGACGTCTGCTTCGGGGACAAGGAGGGCCTCGTGGGCCACTGGGGGGCTTCCAAAGGCAAGGACCCGTGTCTGGGCAGCCCCCACGCGTGCCGGGCGATCCTGGCCCAGTGGCTTGGCTTCTTCCGAGACACCTCCCCTTTGGCAGGAAAGGAGACAGTTGTGCCCCGGGATCTGGGCCCTGGGCCCCcaggagagggcaggggggaggggagagggggtgcagagccgAGAAAGCAAGTGAGGCCGTGA
- the MOG gene encoding myelin-oligodendrocyte glycoprotein, protein MASAWSSPPPSLPSLLLLLLQLSFSYAGQFRVIGPGHPIRALVGDEAELPCRMHPGKNATGMEVGWYRPPFSRVVHLYRNGRDQDAEQAPEYRGRTELLKDNMGEGKVTLRIRKVRFSDEGGFTCFFRDHSYQEEAAMELKVEDPFYWINPGVLVLMAVLPVLLLQISLGLVYLCLQHRLRGKLRAEIENLHRTFDPHFLRVPCWKITLFTLVPVLGPLLALVICYNWLHRRLAGQFLEELSKFSSFLPFVS, encoded by the exons ATGGCAAGCGCATGGAGCTCCCCTCCAcccagccttccctccctcctcctcctcctcctccagctgtcCTTCAGCTACGCAG GACAGTTCAGGGTCATAGGACCCGGCCACCCCATCCGGGCTCTGGTGGGGGATGAAGCAGAGCTGCCGTGCCGCATGCACCCGGGGAAGAACGCCACGGGCATGGAGGTGGGGTGGTACCGGCCCCCCTTCTCCAGGGTGGTCCATCTCTACCGCAACGGCCGGGATCAGGACGCGGAGCAGGCCCCCGAGTACCGGGGGCGGACGGAGCTGCTGAAGGACAACATGGGCGAGGGCAAGGTGACCCTCAGGATCCGGAAGGTCAGGTTCTCAGATGAAGGAGGCTTCACCTGCTTCTTCCGGGACCATTCCTACCAGGAGGAGGCCGCGATGGAGCTCAAAGTGGAGG ATCCCTTCTACTGGATCAACCCCGGGGTGCTGGTCCTGATGGCTGTCCTCCCCGTGCTCCTCCTGCAGATCTCGCTGGGCCTCGTCTACCTCTGCCTGCAGCACAGACTGAGAG GAAAACTTCGGGCAGAGATAG AGAATCTCCACCGGACTTTCG ACCCGCACTTCCTGAGGGTGCCCTGCTGGAAGATCACCCTGTTCACGCTGGTGCCGGTGCTCGGACCCCTGCTTGCCCTGGTCATCTGCTACAACTGGCTGCATCGAAGACTGGCAG ggCAATTTCTTGAAGAGCTAAgtaagttttcttcctttcttccttttgtaagCTGA